One window of Candidatus Eisenbacteria bacterium genomic DNA carries:
- a CDS encoding TVP38/TMEM64 family protein: MPRAQTHPRFTWIHGILLAAVVAALVWIGIESAPFFTRPRLEGFLRGAGHWGPLILLGLQIAQILVAPIPGVFMPILAGALYGPVVGVLIASVGTLVGSSAAYAIGSRAGLPLLKRWVGTENVDRANAIVGGKRWLALVPIFLVPFSPADAICFVAGMIGIDPSRFFLSVLIGRLPKDCALALAGAGLIRLGSLVAPSG; the protein is encoded by the coding sequence ATGCCCCGCGCGCAAACCCACCCCCGGTTCACATGGATCCACGGGATCCTTCTCGCGGCCGTCGTGGCCGCGCTGGTTTGGATCGGCATCGAATCGGCACCCTTCTTCACCCGCCCGCGCCTGGAAGGGTTCCTCCGAGGCGCCGGGCATTGGGGCCCCCTGATCCTGCTCGGGCTCCAGATCGCCCAGATTCTTGTCGCGCCGATCCCGGGTGTTTTCATGCCGATTCTCGCGGGGGCTCTGTATGGCCCCGTGGTGGGCGTTCTCATCGCCTCCGTCGGGACGCTGGTCGGATCGTCCGCCGCGTACGCGATAGGGAGCCGTGCGGGCTTGCCGCTCCTCAAACGGTGGGTAGGCACCGAGAATGTCGACAGGGCCAACGCGATCGTCGGGGGAAAGCGGTGGCTCGCGCTCGTGCCCATCTTCCTGGTGCCTTTCTCGCCCGCCGACGCGATTTGCTTCGTCGCCGGGATGATCGGAATCGATCCAAGCCGCTTTTTTCTCTCGGTCCTGATCGGACGATTGCCGAAAGACTGCGCCCTCGCCCTGGCGGGCGCGGGACTGATCCGCCTCGGGAGTTTGGTCGCGCCTTCCGGCTAG